The following proteins are encoded in a genomic region of Thermococcus henrietii:
- a CDS encoding dicarboxylate/amino acid:cation symporter, translating to MGLLRKYLDYPVLWKILYGLILGAIFGLIAGHFGWTNFVATYIKPFGDLFIRLLKMLVMPIILASLVVGAASISPARLGRVGAKIIVYYLATSAMAVFFGLIVGRVFNVGSGIHLGSGTGKAIEAKSPSLVHTLLNIVPTNPFASLSNGVVLQTIFFAIILGIAITYLMNRQEERIRKSAETLLRVFDGLAEAMYLIVGGVMQYAPIGVFALIAYVMAKEGLKVVGPLAKVVGAVYLGLFLQIVVTYFILLKIFGIDPIKFIKKAKDAMLTAFVTRSSSGTLPVTMRVADENMGVDRGIYSFTLPLGATINMDGTALYQGVTVLFVANAIGHPLTLSQQLVVVLTAVLASIGTAGVPGAGAIMLAMVLQSVGLNLTSGSPVALAYAMILGIDAILDMGRTMVNVTGDLTGTTIVAKTEGELDESKWRD from the coding sequence ATGGGCCTGCTGAGGAAGTATCTGGACTACCCTGTTCTGTGGAAGATACTCTACGGTTTAATTTTAGGTGCGATTTTTGGCCTCATCGCGGGCCACTTCGGCTGGACGAACTTCGTGGCAACGTACATCAAGCCCTTCGGCGACCTCTTCATTCGGCTGCTGAAGATGCTCGTGATGCCGATTATCCTCGCGTCCTTGGTCGTCGGTGCTGCGAGTATAAGCCCCGCTCGTCTCGGTCGCGTCGGTGCCAAGATAATAGTCTACTACCTGGCAACCTCCGCAATGGCCGTGTTCTTTGGCCTCATAGTTGGTAGGGTCTTCAACGTTGGCTCGGGCATACACCTTGGCTCGGGAACCGGAAAGGCAATCGAAGCGAAGAGCCCTTCGCTCGTTCACACGCTTCTAAACATAGTTCCCACGAACCCGTTTGCATCCCTATCTAACGGGGTAGTTCTCCAGACGATATTCTTTGCGATAATCCTGGGAATAGCGATAACCTACCTCATGAACAGGCAGGAGGAGCGCATTAGAAAGTCCGCAGAAACACTTCTCAGGGTCTTTGACGGCCTGGCGGAGGCTATGTACCTCATAGTTGGGGGTGTTATGCAGTACGCACCGATAGGTGTCTTCGCCCTCATAGCTTACGTCATGGCTAAGGAAGGTTTGAAGGTCGTCGGTCCCCTGGCGAAAGTCGTTGGTGCGGTCTACCTCGGCCTCTTCCTGCAGATTGTCGTGACCTACTTCATCCTGCTCAAAATCTTCGGCATCGACCCAATCAAGTTCATTAAGAAGGCAAAGGACGCCATGCTGACGGCATTTGTGACAAGGAGCTCAAGCGGAACGCTTCCAGTTACGATGCGCGTCGCCGACGAGAACATGGGGGTGGACAGGGGAATCTACTCATTTACCCTTCCGCTCGGTGCAACGATAAACATGGATGGGACGGCCCTCTACCAGGGTGTCACTGTTCTCTTCGTTGCCAACGCCATCGGCCACCCGCTCACGCTGAGCCAGCAACTCGTTGTCGTCCTTACGGCCGTGCTCGCTTCCATCGGAACCGCTGGCGTTCCTGGTGCCGGAGCGATAATGCTTGCGATGGTTCTCCAGAGTGTTGGCCTCAACCTGACGTCTGGAAGTCCAGTTGCGCTTGCCTACGCGATGATTCTTGGAATCGATGCCATCCTCGACATGGGCAGGACCATGGTAAACGTTACCGGGGACCTCACGGGAACCACAATCGTTGCCAAGACGGAGGGGGAGCTCGACGAGAGCAAGTGGCGTGACTGA
- a CDS encoding biotin--[acetyl-CoA-carboxylase] ligase, with translation MEWKVIRLTEVGSTNDYAREIAEDVPDGTVVVARRQTSGRGRKDRSWVSPEGGLWMTAILKPKSSPEHVPKLVFVGALAVTDTLAQYGIEGKIKWPNDVLVGGRKIAGILSECKLNSFALLGIGLNVNNEVPEELRDGAVSMTELLGRKLDPNEVLERLLRSLSYWYSLFRSGRHGEILRSVRNRSAVIGKEVVILEDGEVILRGRAVGIDESGALLVDTGERVERVLYGDVSLRLP, from the coding sequence GTGGAGTGGAAGGTAATCCGTCTCACCGAGGTCGGTTCGACCAACGACTACGCTAGGGAGATAGCCGAGGATGTGCCCGATGGGACGGTCGTCGTTGCCAGAAGGCAGACCTCCGGGAGGGGCAGGAAGGACCGGAGCTGGGTTTCTCCTGAGGGCGGACTGTGGATGACGGCGATTCTGAAGCCGAAGTCCAGCCCCGAGCACGTTCCGAAGCTGGTCTTTGTTGGGGCTCTGGCGGTCACTGATACCCTCGCTCAGTACGGTATAGAGGGAAAGATAAAATGGCCGAACGATGTCCTCGTGGGGGGGCGGAAAATAGCCGGAATCCTGAGTGAGTGCAAGCTAAACTCCTTTGCCCTCCTTGGAATAGGTCTGAACGTTAATAACGAGGTCCCCGAGGAGCTCAGGGACGGTGCCGTTTCGATGACTGAACTCCTCGGGCGGAAACTTGACCCCAACGAGGTTCTTGAGAGGCTCTTGAGGTCCCTCTCGTACTGGTACAGCCTCTTTAGGAGCGGTCGCCACGGGGAGATACTGCGGTCTGTGCGAAATAGGAGCGCTGTCATAGGAAAGGAGGTTGTTATACTCGAGGACGGCGAGGTCATCCTGAGGGGTAGGGCCGTTGGAATAGACGAGTCCGGGGCCCTGTTAGTCGACACCGGGGAGAGGGTCGAGAGGGTCCTCTACGGGGACGTTTCCCTGAGGCTTCCATGA
- the fba gene encoding class I fructose-bisphosphate aldolase — MDAYQSVGIRRRLRRFFRRDGRALIFAMDHGFEHGPTDFEEHWEHVNPRIILRKVVRAGIDGVMVLPGIARIAGDEVKPNVGLMIKLTSKTNLRPKDDQLLQSQLGFVEDAVKLGADAIAATVYWGSPQEDVMMRQFAEIASYAHDLGFPVVQFAYPRGPYINEKYGKKEDYRVVMYGARAAAESGADMIKTYWTGSRETFAKVVDAAAGVPVLLSGGAKTENPVDFLKLVWEVIEAGGSGAVVGRNIFQRENPEPFIKALLRVIHRNEDPEEAAKAEGLL, encoded by the coding sequence ATGGATGCGTACCAGAGCGTTGGTATTAGGAGAAGGCTCAGGCGGTTTTTCAGGAGGGACGGGAGGGCGTTAATCTTCGCGATGGACCACGGCTTCGAGCATGGGCCGACCGATTTTGAGGAGCACTGGGAGCACGTTAACCCGAGGATAATCCTCCGCAAGGTCGTCAGGGCCGGAATAGACGGCGTGATGGTGCTCCCCGGAATCGCGAGGATTGCCGGCGACGAGGTCAAGCCCAACGTCGGTTTGATGATAAAGCTCACCAGCAAGACCAACCTCCGCCCGAAGGACGACCAGCTCCTCCAGAGCCAGCTGGGCTTCGTTGAAGATGCCGTGAAGCTCGGCGCCGACGCGATAGCGGCGACCGTCTACTGGGGTTCACCTCAGGAAGACGTTATGATGCGCCAGTTCGCGGAGATAGCGAGCTACGCCCACGACCTTGGCTTCCCGGTTGTGCAGTTCGCCTACCCGCGCGGGCCGTACATAAACGAGAAGTACGGGAAGAAAGAGGACTACCGCGTCGTCATGTACGGGGCCAGAGCTGCGGCAGAGAGCGGTGCGGACATGATAAAGACCTACTGGACGGGCTCGAGGGAAACCTTCGCCAAGGTCGTCGATGCAGCAGCTGGCGTTCCCGTCCTGCTGAGCGGTGGGGCGAAGACGGAAAATCCCGTTGATTTCCTCAAGCTCGTGTGGGAGGTCATAGAGGCCGGGGGTTCAGGAGCCGTCGTCGGGAGGAACATCTTCCAGCGCGAGAACCCGGAGCCCTTCATAAAAGCCCTTCTCAGGGTAATCCACAGGAACGAGGACCCGGAGGAGGCGGCGAAGGCTGAAGGTCTGCTCTGA
- a CDS encoding pyruvate/oxaloacetate carboxyltransferase → MAKVEIIDTTFRDAHQSLIATRMTTEDMLKIAEMMDKIGFYSMEVWGGATFDVCIRYLKEDPWERLHLLREHIRKTKLQMLLRGQNVVGYRHYPDDVVEKFVELAHKNGIDIFRIFDALNDVRNMEVAIKKAKEVGAEVQGAIAYTTGKVFTLEYYMKKVEELLRLDVDVITIKDMAGLLTPWKAYELVSEIKETYGVPVNVHTHSTTGMAVATYLKAVEAGADYIDTSISPLAFGTAQPGIQTIWHALPEAVGSHLDRERIHKVSRYLKKLLEEKYWGLLHKETLMVNPYVLKYQVPGGMFSNLIAQLKEMNALDRLDEVLEEIPRVREDLGWPPLVTPTSQIVGTQAVLNVLFGRYKQITQGVKDYIRGLYGRPPAEINPELKRLVLGDEEPIRERPGSLLKPQLEECRRKLEELGYLHKEEDVLTYCLFPEVALEFFKVRAEGRMKVELPKKASKVKVYVNGVEFEVGIEGVDFSALRYLSGVQGAVPAQVNAPASHSVPAPAPAPSSAPVSASPNTVTAPMPGKILRVLVSEGQQVKTGQGLVVLEAMKMENEIPAPKDGIVKKLYVKEGDTVNTGDPLVELG, encoded by the coding sequence TTGGCGAAAGTTGAGATTATAGACACAACCTTTCGTGACGCTCACCAGTCGCTGATAGCAACGAGGATGACGACCGAGGACATGCTGAAAATCGCCGAAATGATGGACAAAATCGGCTTCTACTCGATGGAGGTATGGGGAGGGGCGACCTTCGACGTCTGCATACGCTACCTCAAGGAGGACCCCTGGGAGAGGCTCCACCTCCTCAGGGAGCACATAAGGAAGACGAAGCTCCAGATGCTCCTTCGCGGTCAGAACGTCGTCGGTTACAGGCATTATCCCGACGATGTTGTAGAGAAGTTCGTCGAGCTGGCCCACAAGAACGGAATAGACATCTTCCGCATTTTCGACGCCCTCAACGACGTCAGGAACATGGAGGTCGCGATAAAAAAGGCCAAGGAAGTCGGAGCCGAGGTGCAGGGGGCGATAGCATACACCACGGGCAAAGTCTTCACGCTGGAGTACTACATGAAGAAGGTCGAGGAGCTCCTAAGGCTTGACGTTGACGTCATAACGATTAAGGACATGGCGGGCCTTTTAACTCCCTGGAAGGCCTACGAGCTGGTCAGCGAGATAAAGGAAACCTACGGCGTCCCAGTTAACGTCCACACCCACTCGACGACGGGAATGGCTGTCGCAACGTATCTGAAGGCGGTGGAAGCTGGAGCCGATTACATCGACACTTCCATAAGCCCGCTCGCCTTCGGAACGGCCCAGCCGGGAATACAGACGATATGGCACGCCCTTCCCGAGGCCGTTGGAAGCCACCTCGACAGGGAGAGAATACACAAGGTTTCCCGCTACCTCAAGAAACTGCTCGAGGAGAAGTACTGGGGGTTACTTCACAAGGAGACGCTCATGGTGAACCCCTACGTCCTCAAGTACCAGGTTCCCGGTGGAATGTTCTCCAACCTCATCGCCCAGCTCAAGGAGATGAACGCCCTCGACAGGCTCGACGAGGTTCTTGAAGAGATTCCGCGCGTTAGGGAGGACCTCGGCTGGCCCCCGCTCGTGACACCGACGAGCCAGATAGTTGGGACGCAGGCCGTTCTCAACGTCCTCTTTGGCCGGTACAAGCAGATAACCCAGGGGGTTAAGGACTACATCAGGGGCCTCTACGGAAGGCCCCCTGCCGAGATAAACCCGGAGCTCAAACGGCTGGTCCTTGGCGACGAGGAGCCGATAAGGGAGAGGCCGGGAAGCCTGCTCAAGCCCCAACTTGAGGAGTGCAGGAGGAAGCTCGAGGAGCTCGGCTACCTCCACAAGGAGGAGGACGTTCTAACCTACTGCCTCTTCCCCGAGGTCGCCCTCGAGTTCTTCAAGGTGAGGGCGGAGGGAAGAATGAAGGTTGAACTTCCAAAGAAAGCCTCAAAGGTTAAGGTCTACGTCAACGGCGTCGAGTTTGAGGTCGGCATTGAGGGTGTTGATTTTAGTGCGCTCAGATACCTGTCGGGGGTTCAGGGAGCCGTCCCGGCACAGGTCAACGCCCCTGCTTCCCATTCAGTTCCTGCCCCTGCTCCCGCTCCTTCGTCGGCTCCTGTGAGTGCTTCGCCCAACACTGTCACTGCTCCAATGCCCGGGAAAATCCTGAGGGTCCTCGTGAGCGAGGGTCAGCAAGTCAAAACCGGCCAGGGTTTGGTTGTTCTTGAGGCTATGAAGATGGAGAATGAGATTCCCGCTCCGAAAGACGGTATTGTGAAGAAACTCTACGTGAAGGAAGGCGACACCGTCAACACCGGCGACCCACTCGTAGAACTCGGGTAA
- a CDS encoding carbon starvation CstA family protein: MNSAVIILIAAAIYVGLYFSYGKALQNKVVKADPNRPTPAHRLYDGVDYVPANPVVLYGHHFASIAGAGPIVGPAIAMAWGWLPGLLWVWFGNVFIGAVHDYLALMSSVRYDGKSVQWIAGKLMSKRTSMAFELYVWFSLVLVVAAFGAVISGIFVSTPGAATASWLFMLVAVILGLLLYKWQIDFKLGTVIGILMLIGAIYIGFKYPIHASTHTWLIALGLYVIIASSLPVWILLQPRDYLNAYILWFGLILGGLAFIVVGIKGTGTFTAPAFTTWSAHVVGGKPSPFWPTIPLIIACGALSGFHSIVGSGTTSKQLDNELHGLMVGYGGMFTEGFLSTLVISSIAVYGFQVFKDLKIPITADNWYKVYAPIVGAKGNLVTAGLLQKLGLQVPAGFEAVKLGKVGIFAKSYAYGLNNAFGIPVHAGALFASLWVAAFALTTLDTATRLGRFAWQEIMEMAHGPEFLKNKWVASIILVVFGIYMAWGGNWLIIWPAFSGMNQMLASIALMTASLWVAKVQNPKGAWKWAVIIPALFLWITVTAALVWFLVVVKPGIWVSVITIIGLLLNIMLVIDWYAAWRRPVEEYAAMAS, translated from the coding sequence ATGAACTCAGCTGTAATAATATTGATAGCGGCGGCCATTTACGTCGGTTTGTATTTTAGCTACGGTAAGGCCCTGCAGAACAAGGTCGTCAAGGCCGACCCCAACAGGCCAACACCCGCTCACAGGCTCTACGATGGCGTTGACTACGTTCCGGCAAACCCCGTGGTTCTCTACGGACACCACTTTGCGTCGATAGCGGGGGCTGGACCTATCGTCGGTCCCGCCATAGCGATGGCGTGGGGCTGGCTTCCGGGACTCCTGTGGGTCTGGTTTGGAAACGTCTTCATCGGTGCCGTCCACGACTATCTGGCATTGATGTCATCGGTGCGTTACGATGGAAAGTCAGTTCAGTGGATTGCGGGGAAGCTGATGAGCAAGAGGACGAGCATGGCCTTTGAGCTCTACGTCTGGTTCTCACTGGTCCTCGTCGTCGCGGCCTTCGGAGCAGTCATCAGTGGCATCTTCGTCAGTACTCCGGGAGCCGCAACCGCATCGTGGCTCTTCATGCTGGTTGCGGTAATCCTCGGACTGCTCCTCTACAAGTGGCAGATTGACTTCAAGCTTGGTACTGTAATAGGAATCCTGATGCTCATAGGTGCAATATACATCGGCTTCAAGTACCCTATACACGCCAGCACCCACACATGGCTCATCGCCCTCGGACTGTACGTTATCATAGCCTCCTCACTGCCCGTCTGGATTCTCCTTCAGCCGAGGGACTACCTTAACGCCTACATCCTGTGGTTCGGACTGATTCTCGGCGGCCTTGCATTCATAGTGGTCGGCATTAAGGGCACTGGAACCTTCACGGCACCTGCTTTCACCACATGGAGTGCCCACGTTGTCGGCGGAAAGCCCTCACCATTCTGGCCAACGATTCCGCTCATAATAGCCTGTGGAGCGCTGAGCGGGTTCCACTCCATAGTCGGTTCGGGAACCACGAGCAAACAGCTTGACAACGAGCTCCACGGCCTCATGGTCGGCTACGGTGGAATGTTCACCGAGGGCTTCCTCTCGACCCTCGTTATATCCTCGATAGCGGTGTACGGCTTCCAGGTCTTCAAGGACCTGAAGATACCCATAACGGCCGACAACTGGTACAAGGTCTACGCTCCAATAGTCGGCGCAAAGGGTAACCTTGTTACAGCGGGGCTCCTTCAGAAGCTCGGACTCCAAGTTCCAGCGGGCTTTGAAGCCGTCAAGCTCGGAAAGGTTGGCATCTTCGCCAAGAGCTACGCCTACGGCCTCAACAACGCGTTCGGTATTCCCGTTCACGCGGGAGCACTCTTCGCAAGCCTCTGGGTAGCGGCTTTTGCGCTGACGACCCTCGATACCGCCACAAGGCTCGGCCGCTTTGCATGGCAGGAAATCATGGAGATGGCCCATGGACCGGAGTTCCTGAAGAACAAATGGGTTGCCTCGATAATCCTTGTGGTCTTTGGAATCTACATGGCATGGGGAGGCAACTGGCTCATTATCTGGCCGGCCTTCAGCGGCATGAACCAGATGCTCGCCAGCATTGCCCTTATGACAGCATCGCTCTGGGTTGCAAAGGTTCAGAACCCGAAAGGTGCCTGGAAGTGGGCAGTGATAATTCCGGCGCTCTTCCTGTGGATTACCGTCACGGCGGCCCTCGTGTGGTTCCTCGTTGTCGTCAAGCCAGGAATCTGGGTCAGCGTCATAACCATCATCGGCCTGCTCCTGAACATAATGCTCGTCATCGACTGGTACGCGGCATGGAGGAGACCGGTCGAGGAGTACGCCGCAATGGCCAGCTGA
- a CDS encoding ArsA family ATPase has translation MREYLVPKEGFRVLFVIGKGGVGKTTTSASIAVGLAERGYKTLIVSLDPAHNLGDVLMEKLSDKPKKILDNLYASELDMEKLIKAYLKHLEKNLKNMYRYLTVINLEKYFEVLSYSPGIEEYATLEAIREILSEGDKWDVIVFDTPPTGLTLRVLALPRISLIWADKLIDIRRKILQRRKAIAKIKGEEEYEIDGEKFKLPKDEAEDPVMKELLQYRKEVEFVERVITDPEKTSVVAVMNPEMLPLYETERAYESLKKFNVPLRLIVVNKVIQLKEEVPELKVKMEAQKKVLEEVERKFRGIDVIKLPMFAEEPRGLEWLRRLGGMILEGGGS, from the coding sequence ATGAGGGAGTACCTCGTCCCCAAGGAGGGCTTCAGAGTCCTTTTTGTCATAGGAAAGGGTGGAGTCGGAAAGACGACGACGAGCGCTTCAATAGCTGTTGGACTGGCCGAGAGGGGATATAAAACGCTGATAGTCTCCCTCGACCCAGCCCACAACCTCGGCGACGTCCTCATGGAGAAGCTGAGCGACAAGCCAAAGAAAATCCTCGACAACCTCTACGCGAGCGAACTCGACATGGAGAAGCTGATTAAGGCCTACCTCAAGCACCTTGAGAAGAACCTCAAGAACATGTACCGATACCTGACCGTCATAAACCTCGAGAAGTACTTCGAGGTCCTCAGCTACTCCCCAGGAATCGAGGAGTACGCGACGCTTGAGGCCATAAGGGAAATCCTGAGCGAAGGTGACAAGTGGGATGTTATCGTCTTCGATACTCCCCCCACGGGCCTAACGCTCCGCGTTCTCGCCCTACCGAGGATTTCCCTGATATGGGCCGACAAGCTGATTGACATAAGGCGCAAGATACTCCAGAGGCGGAAGGCGATAGCCAAAATCAAGGGGGAGGAAGAGTACGAGATAGACGGGGAGAAGTTCAAGCTTCCCAAGGACGAGGCGGAGGACCCGGTTATGAAGGAGCTCCTCCAGTACAGGAAGGAGGTCGAGTTCGTCGAGAGAGTGATAACCGACCCCGAGAAAACGAGCGTCGTTGCCGTGATGAACCCCGAAATGCTCCCGCTCTACGAGACTGAGAGGGCCTACGAGAGCCTGAAGAAGTTCAACGTCCCGCTGAGGCTCATAGTGGTAAACAAGGTAATCCAGCTCAAGGAAGAGGTTCCGGAGCTGAAGGTCAAGATGGAGGCGCAGAAAAAGGTCCTTGAAGAGGTCGAGCGGAAGTTCAGGGGCATAGACGTCATAAAGCTCCCGATGTTCGCGGAGGAGCCGAGGGGCCTCGAATGGCTCAGAAGGCTCGGGGGAATGATTCTTGAGGGAGGAGGTTCTTGA
- a CDS encoding iron-sulfur cluster assembly protein encodes MREEVLELLKSVKNPFTGVDIVSEGLVSTIIEEEEGIRIYLAFARNTPPGPVSSALAWPVQARIIKDIIKALEGAGIEKFEILDDTTLQRYHPGGV; translated from the coding sequence TTGAGGGAGGAGGTTCTTGAGTTGCTGAAATCAGTTAAGAACCCCTTCACCGGGGTTGACATCGTGAGCGAGGGGCTCGTTTCGACGATTATTGAAGAGGAGGAGGGGATACGGATATACCTCGCCTTTGCCCGGAACACTCCCCCGGGTCCGGTTTCAAGTGCCCTCGCCTGGCCGGTTCAGGCGAGGATAATCAAGGACATCATAAAGGCCCTTGAGGGGGCCGGAATAGAAAAGTTTGAAATACTCGATGACACTACCCTTCAGAGATATCATCCAGGTGGTGTGTGA
- a CDS encoding AbrB/MazE/SpoVT family DNA-binding domain-containing protein, with protein sequence MVSIRLKVGPKGQIVIPKVFREAYGIKEGGEVIVEPTDKGLIIMPKKSKEELIKELLEWKHKRARGKPAKLGELKGISLEDEFDEVWGIEE encoded by the coding sequence TTGGTTAGCATACGTCTCAAGGTCGGCCCCAAGGGACAGATTGTCATCCCCAAGGTTTTTCGCGAGGCCTACGGCATAAAGGAAGGGGGAGAGGTCATAGTTGAGCCTACAGATAAAGGACTGATAATCATGCCCAAGAAAAGCAAAGAGGAGCTGATTAAAGAGCTCCTCGAATGGAAGCACAAGAGGGCCAGGGGCAAGCCTGCCAAGCTTGGAGAACTCAAGGGGATAAGTCTCGAAGATGAGTTCGACGAGGTCTGGGGGATTGAGGAATGA
- a CDS encoding type II toxin-antitoxin system VapC family toxin, with product MKLFIDTNLFVYLLTKTPEDERKIIEFYAKLIENHDLYTSPLVLDETIHVAKKKYSVPYELSIEFIDEKVLPYVEVLPLTVFDYLTARQIIMNYNLRPSDALHVAVIENNGLQAIVSEDEDFDVLPLKRVWLGG from the coding sequence ATGAAGCTCTTCATTGATACCAACCTTTTCGTTTACCTCCTGACCAAGACACCTGAAGACGAAAGAAAGATAATCGAGTTCTATGCCAAACTGATTGAGAATCACGACCTCTACACGAGCCCGTTGGTTCTTGACGAGACAATTCACGTCGCAAAGAAGAAGTACAGCGTCCCATACGAGCTCTCGATTGAGTTCATAGACGAGAAGGTTCTTCCCTACGTTGAAGTTCTCCCACTAACGGTCTTCGATTATCTAACCGCCAGACAAATAATCATGAATTACAACCTCCGCCCCTCCGATGCCCTCCACGTTGCGGTTATAGAGAACAACGGCCTTCAGGCGATAGTTAGTGAGGATGAAGATTTTGACGTTCTCCCGCTCAAGCGGGTCTGGCTGGGTGGTTGA
- a CDS encoding alpha/beta hydrolase, whose protein sequence is MEVYKAKFGEPKLGWVILVHGLGEHSGRYGRLIRELNEAGFAVYAFDWPGHGKSPGKRGHTSIEEAMEIIDYIIEELGEKPFLFGHSLGGLTVIRYAETRPDKIRGVIASSPALAKSPETPGFMVVLAKFLGKVAPGVVLSNGIKPELLSRNKDAVRRYVEDPLVHDRISAKLGRSIFVNMELAHLEVERITVPVLLLVGTGDVITPPEGSRRLFKRLKVSDKTLREFEGAYHEIFEDPEWADEFYGTIVRWLVDRAYSG, encoded by the coding sequence ATGGAGGTTTACAAGGCCAAGTTCGGCGAACCAAAGCTTGGTTGGGTCATTCTCGTTCACGGCCTTGGAGAGCACAGTGGCAGGTACGGACGGCTGATTAGGGAGCTCAACGAGGCCGGCTTCGCGGTTTACGCCTTCGACTGGCCCGGACATGGCAAGAGCCCTGGGAAGAGGGGCCACACAAGCATTGAAGAGGCTATGGAAATAATTGATTACATAATTGAGGAATTAGGTGAGAAGCCTTTCCTCTTCGGTCACAGCCTCGGCGGTTTGACCGTCATCCGATACGCCGAAACGAGGCCCGATAAAATCCGGGGCGTAATAGCTTCGTCTCCTGCACTCGCCAAGAGCCCCGAGACGCCTGGCTTTATGGTGGTCCTCGCGAAGTTCCTCGGAAAGGTTGCCCCAGGGGTGGTCCTCTCCAACGGTATAAAACCGGAACTTCTCTCAAGGAACAAAGATGCCGTGAGGAGGTACGTTGAGGACCCGCTCGTCCACGACAGGATTTCGGCGAAGCTCGGAAGGAGCATCTTCGTTAACATGGAGCTGGCGCACCTCGAAGTGGAGAGAATAACAGTCCCGGTTCTCCTACTAGTTGGCACAGGAGACGTGATAACGCCCCCTGAAGGCTCGAGAAGGCTCTTTAAAAGGCTGAAGGTAAGCGACAAAACGCTCAGGGAGTTCGAAGGCGCTTACCATGAGATATTCGAGGACCCCGAGTGGGCGGACGAGTTCTATGGAACAATTGTTCGGTGGCTCGTGGATAGGGCTTACTCGGGGTGA
- a CDS encoding adenylosuccinate synthetase — MPSYIVVGGQWGDEGKGSIIAYLALKDEPEVIARGGVGTNAGHSVFINGKKYAVRQLPTGFMQTKARLLVGAGVLVDPEVFFHELEHLRDFNVAERVGIDHRCAIIEEKHKQLDRSNSHLHEKIGTTGSGCGPANADRVMRRAKLARDIPELEPYLTDVAEEVNDTLDEGKLVLIEGTQGFGLSLYYGTYPYVTSKDTTASAIASDVGIGPTRVDDVIVVFKSFPTRVGAGPFPTEMNQEEAEKLGLVEYGTVTGRRRRVGWFDFEFARYSARINGATMIALTMLDKYDKNAFGVTDYDKLPKKAKEFVEEIEERVGVPVGLIKTGPELEHIIDRRDVI, encoded by the coding sequence ATGCCGAGCTACATCGTTGTTGGCGGTCAATGGGGAGATGAGGGTAAGGGTTCTATCATAGCGTACCTTGCCCTGAAGGACGAGCCCGAAGTCATAGCGCGCGGTGGCGTTGGGACGAACGCCGGACACAGCGTTTTTATCAACGGAAAGAAGTACGCGGTGAGACAGCTCCCAACGGGTTTCATGCAGACCAAAGCGAGGCTCCTCGTTGGGGCCGGTGTCCTCGTTGACCCGGAGGTCTTCTTCCACGAACTCGAGCATCTCAGGGACTTCAACGTCGCCGAGAGGGTTGGAATAGACCACCGTTGCGCGATAATCGAGGAGAAGCACAAGCAACTCGACCGCTCCAACAGCCACCTACATGAGAAGATAGGAACGACGGGAAGCGGTTGCGGACCTGCCAATGCAGATAGGGTCATGAGGAGGGCAAAGCTCGCGAGAGATATTCCAGAGCTCGAGCCCTACCTAACGGACGTGGCGGAAGAGGTAAACGATACGCTCGACGAGGGGAAGCTCGTCCTCATCGAGGGAACCCAGGGCTTTGGGCTGAGCCTTTATTATGGAACTTACCCCTACGTGACCTCCAAGGACACCACGGCCTCAGCGATAGCGAGCGACGTCGGAATAGGCCCGACGAGGGTTGACGACGTCATAGTCGTCTTCAAGAGCTTTCCGACGAGGGTCGGTGCCGGGCCTTTCCCGACGGAGATGAACCAGGAGGAAGCGGAAAAGCTTGGTCTCGTCGAGTATGGAACCGTAACCGGCAGGAGGAGGCGCGTCGGCTGGTTCGACTTCGAGTTCGCCCGCTACTCCGCGAGAATCAACGGGGCAACTATGATAGCGCTCACGATGCTCGACAAGTACGATAAGAACGCCTTCGGAGTAACCGATTACGATAAACTGCCGAAGAAGGCGAAGGAGTTCGTGGAAGAAATAGAGGAGAGGGTTGGAGTTCCTGTAGGGCTCATAAAGACCGGGCCCGAGCTGGAGCACATCATCGACAGGAGAGACGTCATTTGA